The proteins below are encoded in one region of Macadamia integrifolia cultivar HAES 741 unplaced genomic scaffold, SCU_Mint_v3 scaffold904, whole genome shotgun sequence:
- the LOC122070396 gene encoding 40S ribosomal protein S2-3-like, protein MAERGGERGGFGRGFGRGGGRGDRGRGRGGRRGGGRREEEEKWVPVTKLGRLVKEGKIKTLEHIYLHSLPVKEHQIIETLLPNLKDEVMKIMPVQKQTRAGQRTRFKAFVVVGDTNGHVGLGVKRSKEVATAIRGSIILAKLSVIPVRRGYWGNKIGKPHTVPCKVTGKCGSVTVRMVPAPRGAGIVAARVPKKVLQFAGIDDVFTSSRGSTKTLGNFVKATFDCLLKTYGFLTPDFWRETRFTKSPFQEFTDSLSKPTAKAIIFEEDKLE, encoded by the coding sequence ATGGCGGAAAGAGGTGGGGAAAGAGGCGGCTTTGGCCGTGGTTTCGGACGTGGTGGTGGCCGTGGCGACCGTGGACGCGGACGCGGCGGTCGTCGTGGTGGTGGTCGgcgagaagaagaggagaaatggGTACCCGTCACCAAACTAGGGAGACTCGTGAAAGAAGGGAAGATCAAAACCTTGGAACACATCTATCTTCACTCACTTCCTGTGAAGGAGCACCAGATTATCGAAACCCTCTTACCTAATCTCAAGGATGAGGTTATGAAGATTATGCCTGTTCAGAAACAGACCAGAGCAGGTCAAAGAACCCGTTTTAAGGCCTTCGTTGTTGTGGGTGATACTAATGGTCATGTTGGGTTGGGTGTGAAGCGTAGCAAGGAGGTTGCGACTGCTATTCGTGGATCAATCATTCTTGCGAAGTTGTCTGTCATACCTGTTAGGAGAGGTTACTGGGGTAATAAGATCGGGAAGCCTCACACTGTGCCCTGTAAGGTTACTGGCAAGTGTGGCTCTGTTACGGTCAGGATGGTGCCTGCTCCGCGAGGTGCTGGTATTGTTGCTGCTAGGGTGCCGAAAAAGGTTCTTCAGTTCGCTGGGATTGATgatgtgttcacttcttctcgtGGGTCGACGAAAACTCTCGGGAATTTCGTCAAGGCCACTTTTGACTGCCTTCTGAAGACATACGGTTTCCTTACTCCCGACTTCTGGAGGGAGACACGCTTCACAAAGTCTCCTTTCCAGGAGTTCACGGATTCACTATCAAAACCTACTGCAAAGGCAATCATATTTGAGGAAGACAAGTTGGAATAG